The Hydrogenobacter hydrogenophilus genome includes the window TCTTTTTTCTGTAAGCAATGCCATAGGATTTAGGTCTTGAGATAAAAAGAGTCTAAGAGAGTGAGCGTCCAGCTTTGTAGAGTGGTATTTGTGGAAAGCAAACTTTTTGTAAAAGTCAAGCACTGTCAGTTCAGGGTGAGCAAAGGAAGGTGAGTTTAGAACTTTCTCCACCTCTTCTGGGGTAAAAGCGTAGTTTATCTTACCGTCCGCTATAAGGTTAAAGATAATCTTGTCATAGACCCTATCAAAATCATCATCTGTGAATACATTCTCCTTACCACAGTCCCTACAGTACCATACGGGTATGCGATGCCCCCACCATATCTGCCTTGATATGCACCAATCTCTTAGGTTTTCCATCCACTGCAGGTATATCTTTTTCCAACCCTCTGGTATGAATCTTATCTTTCCTTCTTCAACAACCTTTATGGCTCTGTCCCTTATCTTTGGGTCTGAAACTTTAACAAACCACTGCTCCGAAACCATAGGTTCTATAGTGGTCTTACATCTGTAGCACTTACCTACAGCGTGCCTATGATGCTCTACCTTTTCCAAAAGCCCCATCTGGGAAAGCTTTTCCACTATTTTCTCCCTTGCGGTGTATCTGTCAAGACCACTGAAATCACCTGCATTTTCGTTCATACGAGCGTGCTGGTCCATGACCTTTACAAAAGGTAGATTATGCCTTTTACCTATTTCAAAGTCCTTTGGGTCGTGAGCTGGTGTGATTTTGACCGCTCCTGTGCCAAAGTCTGAGAGCACCGATTCATCCGCTATGATGGGTATCTCTGGTGCTACCTCTTGTCCTGACATGGACTTTCTTTTCCAATTTACTAAAGGGAGTCTCACTTTTTTACCTATAAGGCGTTTGTATCTCTCATCTGCAGGATGGACCGCTACCGCAGTGTCTCCCAACATGGTTTCTGGCCTTGTTGTTGCAACAGTTATGTATCCAGACCCATCTACTAAGGGATACTTTATGTAGTAAAGCTTTCCATCTTCTTCCTCGTGCTCCACCTCAAGGTCAGAAAGAGCGGTCAGGTCTCTTGGACACCAGTTTATTATGTACTCACCCCTATATATGAGCCCATCTTCGTAGAGCTTTCTAAAAGCGTATCTAACAGCCCTTGAAAAACCCTCATCAAGAGTAAATCTCTCCCTTTCCCAATCAACACTGACACCGAGCTTTTCAAGTTGTTCCTTTATAGAGTTTCTGGAAATGGGAACCCACTCCCAAACTTTTTTGATAAACTCCTCCCTACCAAGGTCTAACCTGTTTTTACCCTCATCTTGCAGTTTCTTATCCACCACATACTGAGTGGCAATACCTGCGTGATCAAAACCCGGCACCCACACTACGCTTTTTCCTAACATTCTCTGCCATCTGCATATGATGTCCTGGAGAGTGGCGTTCAGAGCATGACCCATATGAAGAGATCCTGTTACATTAGGAGGAGGTATAACTACAGAAAACTTGTTTTCCTTATTAGCTTCTGATACATGATAGAGGGCTTTTTCCACCCAACTTTTTGAATGCTTGTCTTCTACAGCTTTGTGGTTGTACTCACCTATGTCTTTCATAGGTTATTTATTATAAACTTGAGTAGTGCCTTTTGGGTGTATAGTCTATTTTCTGCTTGCGTAAATATGAAATCCGCAAACCTTTCAAAAACATCTTCTGTTATTTCCTCGCCTTTGTTAGCAGGCAGACAGTGCATCACCTTAACACTTTCTTTTGCGTGTGATAAGAGCTCCGCATTTACCTGATAAGGCATAAAAGCCTTTAGTTTTTCTTCGCTTCTTTCTTGGTTCATACTTACCCACACATCTGTGTAAACTACATGCGCATCTCTTACTGCTTCCACAGGGTTTGTCGTTATGTATATACTACCACCGGTGATCCTACAAAGGTCCTCACCTGCCTGATAGTAAAAACTGCTTGGCTCGTAGCCTTCTGGTACCGCAACAAAGAGGTTAAGACCAAAAAGACCGGCAGCCACAAGCCAAGTATTGCACACGTTGTTGCCATCACCTACGTAAGCTATCTTTATGTTCTTTAGATCTTCCTCAAAAGTCTCGTAAAGAGTAAATACATCGCTGAGCACCTGGCAGGGATGAGACATGTCTGTGAGCGCGTTTATCACAGGAATAGTGGAGTGTTTGGCAAACTCCTCAAGCTTTCTGTGAGAATCTGTCCTTATGACTATGCAGTCCAAGTATCTGGATAAAGTTCTTGCGGTGTCTTTTAGGTCTTCGCCCCTTGATATCTGAAGGTTCTGCTCCGCAAGGTATATGGCATTCCCACCCAATTGGTTTACAGCCACTTCAAAAGATACCCTTGTCCTTGTGGAGGGTTTTGTGAAAAACAAACCCACATTTCTTCCCAGAAGATACTTTTGAGCATCTTTACCTTTTTTTATGTCTTGCGTGTCTAAAAGTATGCGCCATCCCTCATCAGGAGTTATGTCCCAAAGGTCTATAAAGTTCCTTACCATTTAAAATATTATACCCTAGTTGCACAAAGTTTTATGATATTCATAAAAACTTCTTATTGAAATACCTTTTAAGTGTGATTAAATATTACATATTAGACAAATTTTAAAAAGGAGGTATAAAATATGCTGAGCAGGCGAAAGTTCCTAAAAGGTGGCCTTGTGGCTACCGCAGGTGGGCTTTTGGTGCCTAAGTATGTTTTGGCAGCAGTAGACCCTTCGCTACTGAGCACTGCAGTAAAGGAGCTTCCAGAAGGTGTTCTTGAAGAACAAGTGCTTGAGGCTCTTCCGGGCAAAAAACCCCTTATAAAGAAAACTTACAGGCCACCAAACTATGAAACACCCGTCAAGTATTTTAACGAGATATTCACTCCTAACGATGTGTTCTTTGTGAGGTATCACCTTGCTAACATACCTGAGGTAGATGCAAAAACTTGGAAACTCACTGTAGGAGGTGATGCGGTAGAAAGGCCTTTGGAACTCACCCTTGACGATCTTAAGACCAAGTTTGAACAAGTGGAGTTGGTAGCCCTTTGTCAGTGTTCAGGAAACAGAAGAGGACTCTTTAAGCCTCATGTTGCTGGTGTAGAATGGGGATACGGAGCTATGGGTAATGCCAAGTGGAAGGGAGTTAGACTGAAAGACATTTTGGAAAAGGCAGGATTGAAAGGTAATGCTCTTGAAGTGGTGGTTGACGGTGCGGACTCTGGAGTAGCTGCAGGAACTCCTGACTTTATCAAAAGCATACCCGTGTGGAAAGCTCTTGATGAGAATACTATAATAGCCTACGAGATGAACGGAGAGCCTCTTCCCCACTGGAATGGCTTCCCTGCAAGGTTAGTAGTCCCAGGTTGGACCGCCACCTACTGGATAAAGCACGTAGTTTCTATAAATGTTGTTTCCAAGCCTTTTGATGGCTTTTGGATGAAGAATGCATACAGAATACCCTTAGGGAAGTTCCCAATAAGAGACAGATTTATATCCCAAGAGACAGCTGTTAACACACCCATAACGGAGATAGTAGTAAACTCTCTCATAACCAACATAAACGACGGACAGATTTTCAGGCACGGTCAGGTGGTTGAAGTCAAAGGTATTGCATGGGATGGGGGATACGGTATAAACATGGTGGAGATTTCCACTGACGGTGGAAAGACATGGCAACAAGCAGAACTTGGAAAAGACTACGGGCGTTTCTCTTGGAGACAGTTTACTTACAGGTTTAGACCAACCAAAAAGGGTACATACACTATAATGGCAAAGGCAAGCAACAGGATAGGACAAACACAGACCTTTGAGCTCATATGGAACCCTGCAGGATATCATCACAATGTGGTTCAAAAGATAAACATCAAGGTAGTATAAGGAGGTGAAAAAATGAAAAGGTTATTTGTGTTTATGGGAGTTCTTTCAGCACTTTCCTTCGCAGGGGAGGAGAACGTAAAGCTAAAGAGTGGTGAAGGTAAGGCTTTAGTGGAAGCTAACTGCTCCGTTTGCCATAGCCTTGACTACATACAGATGAACTCTCCCTTTTTGGACAGAAAGGGATGGGAAATGGAAGTAAACAAGATGATAAAAGCCTTTGGCGCTCCGGTAAAACAGGAAGATGTACCCAAGATCGTGGAATACCTTACTAAGTACTACGGCAAGAAGGAGTAAAGAGTAAAATATCTTTATGAACTTTTATGACTTAGTCGTAGTAGGTGGAGGGCCAGCAGGCTCCTCCACCGCTTACTGCGCTTCCCAAAAAGGTCTCAAGGTCCTTGTTCTTGAAAAGAAAAAGGTGCCACGCTTTAAACTCTGCGCGGGGTGTATTTCCAAAAGAATTTCTTCTTACCTTCCTGCGGGTTGGGAAAAATTGGTGCTCAACAGGATAAGCTCAGGTGTGCT containing:
- a CDS encoding valine--tRNA ligase, giving the protein MKDIGEYNHKAVEDKHSKSWVEKALYHVSEANKENKFSVVIPPPNVTGSLHMGHALNATLQDIICRWQRMLGKSVVWVPGFDHAGIATQYVVDKKLQDEGKNRLDLGREEFIKKVWEWVPISRNSIKEQLEKLGVSVDWERERFTLDEGFSRAVRYAFRKLYEDGLIYRGEYIINWCPRDLTALSDLEVEHEEEDGKLYYIKYPLVDGSGYITVATTRPETMLGDTAVAVHPADERYKRLIGKKVRLPLVNWKRKSMSGQEVAPEIPIIADESVLSDFGTGAVKITPAHDPKDFEIGKRHNLPFVKVMDQHARMNENAGDFSGLDRYTAREKIVEKLSQMGLLEKVEHHRHAVGKCYRCKTTIEPMVSEQWFVKVSDPKIRDRAIKVVEEGKIRFIPEGWKKIYLQWMENLRDWCISRQIWWGHRIPVWYCRDCGKENVFTDDDFDRVYDKIIFNLIADGKINYAFTPEEVEKVLNSPSFAHPELTVLDFYKKFAFHKYHSTKLDAHSLRLFLSQDLNPMALLTEKRNRYKYDPKSKRYVFILRCKHCGSENLSQEEDVLDTWFSSALWPFGVFGWPERTKDLENLYPTDLLVTGFDIIFFWVARMIMMGTYFMEDVPFRDVYIHALVRDEKGQKMSKTKGNVIDPLDIIERYGADALRFTLAVLTVQGRDIKLSEKRFEGYKHFANKLWNAGRFILMNLDDHLLQNMPYASPPRSEDLWILTKLNRVIQKVNLALSEYEFSTASQTLYEFVWGEFCDWYLEMSKLRLYAKPKDGLSEEEKQLQEAKIKAERITVQTVLLSVFDKILKLLHPFMPYITQELYSKLPTAYKEDISLTEFPTFNPQEVFPEAEEKVEKIKGIISAIRSLRSDLRIEPSKKIKLYYKADADEYEEFREHILSLARLEDLIKVEQKPANSVAGFYKDFEFFIPVEEGIKVNELLASYTKRYQEVLKTLENIQKKLSNENFLKKAPQEEVQKARSLEEELNTEKAKLESLIKSLKEVSTTEVSP
- the argF gene encoding ornithine carbamoyltransferase: MVRNFIDLWDITPDEGWRILLDTQDIKKGKDAQKYLLGRNVGLFFTKPSTRTRVSFEVAVNQLGGNAIYLAEQNLQISRGEDLKDTARTLSRYLDCIVIRTDSHRKLEEFAKHSTIPVINALTDMSHPCQVLSDVFTLYETFEEDLKNIKIAYVGDGNNVCNTWLVAAGLFGLNLFVAVPEGYEPSSFYYQAGEDLCRITGGSIYITTNPVEAVRDAHVVYTDVWVSMNQERSEEKLKAFMPYQVNAELLSHAKESVKVMHCLPANKGEEITEDVFERFADFIFTQAENRLYTQKALLKFIINNL
- a CDS encoding molybdopterin-dependent oxidoreductase, coding for MLSRRKFLKGGLVATAGGLLVPKYVLAAVDPSLLSTAVKELPEGVLEEQVLEALPGKKPLIKKTYRPPNYETPVKYFNEIFTPNDVFFVRYHLANIPEVDAKTWKLTVGGDAVERPLELTLDDLKTKFEQVELVALCQCSGNRRGLFKPHVAGVEWGYGAMGNAKWKGVRLKDILEKAGLKGNALEVVVDGADSGVAAGTPDFIKSIPVWKALDENTIIAYEMNGEPLPHWNGFPARLVVPGWTATYWIKHVVSINVVSKPFDGFWMKNAYRIPLGKFPIRDRFISQETAVNTPITEIVVNSLITNINDGQIFRHGQVVEVKGIAWDGGYGINMVEISTDGGKTWQQAELGKDYGRFSWRQFTYRFRPTKKGTYTIMAKASNRIGQTQTFELIWNPAGYHHNVVQKINIKVV
- a CDS encoding sulfide dehydrogenase, producing the protein MKRLFVFMGVLSALSFAGEENVKLKSGEGKALVEANCSVCHSLDYIQMNSPFLDRKGWEMEVNKMIKAFGAPVKQEDVPKIVEYLTKYYGKKE